From Chryseobacterium gallinarum, one genomic window encodes:
- a CDS encoding BlaI/MecI/CopY family transcriptional regulator, producing MKIQTLTKAEEQVMQYLWKLEKGFLKDILDLFPEPKPHTNTVSTILKVLKDKEFVDYRVYGRQHEYFPLVSKEQYSGKTMKSLVKNYFKGSYKSAVSFLVEKNEMTVEDLEMLLDELKKKN from the coding sequence ATGAAAATTCAGACTTTAACAAAGGCAGAAGAGCAGGTAATGCAGTATTTATGGAAATTGGAAAAAGGGTTCCTTAAAGATATTTTAGATCTTTTTCCGGAACCGAAACCTCATACCAATACTGTTTCTACTATTTTAAAAGTATTGAAGGATAAAGAATTCGTAGACTATCGTGTTTACGGAAGGCAGCATGAGTATTTTCCACTGGTTTCAAAAGAACAGTATTCAGGAAAAACAATGAAAAGCCTTGTAAAAAATTATTTTAAAGGATCTTATAAAAGTGCCGTTTCATTTTTGGTAGAAAAAAATGAAATGACAGTAGAAGATCTGGAAAT
- a CDS encoding 2OG-Fe(II) oxygenase has protein sequence MTDIIPKIENVDWTAITEEMHQNGYALISGMVPDDECELLKSGYDHSALYRKTVVMARHRFGLGEYKYFNYPLPALINTLRNRFYPYLAPIANSWFNALHIDTHFPQEHDEFLKQCHHNGQLKATPLILKYEEGGFNTLHQDLYGEVYFPIQMVLMLSEPEKDFTGGEFVLTQQVPRAQSKAIVLQPRKGDILIFTTHFKPEKGTKGYYRVNMKHGVSKVRKGTRYALGIIFHDAAS, from the coding sequence ATGACAGACATAATCCCAAAAATCGAAAATGTTGATTGGACAGCAATCACCGAAGAAATGCATCAAAACGGGTACGCCCTCATTTCAGGTATGGTACCGGATGACGAATGTGAACTTTTAAAATCCGGTTATGATCATTCTGCTTTATACCGTAAAACAGTTGTAATGGCCCGGCATCGTTTTGGCCTGGGTGAATACAAATATTTTAATTACCCTCTTCCTGCATTAATAAATACCTTAAGAAACCGGTTTTATCCTTATCTCGCTCCTATTGCCAATTCATGGTTTAATGCGTTACATATTGACACTCATTTTCCACAGGAACATGATGAGTTCTTAAAGCAATGTCATCATAATGGCCAGCTAAAAGCGACTCCGCTAATCCTGAAATATGAAGAAGGAGGCTTTAATACCTTGCACCAGGATTTATATGGTGAGGTATATTTTCCTATTCAGATGGTATTGATGCTGAGTGAGCCTGAAAAGGATTTCACAGGAGGAGAATTTGTTCTTACCCAACAGGTTCCCAGAGCCCAATCAAAAGCTATTGTCCTACAGCCACGCAAAGGTGATATTCTTATCTTTACCACTCATTTTAAGCCTGAAAAAGGGACAAAAGGATATTACAGGGTCAATATGAAGCATGGAGTAAGTAAAGTTAGAAAAGGAACCCGTTATGCTTTGGGCATCATTTTTCATGATGCAGCAAGCTAG
- a CDS encoding Ada metal-binding domain-containing protein, producing MIYHTQLSDSLLRNMIRRKEIRLGGNKKLKIYGTLRCTSGKRMKKENRVFFLNEQQALQHHYRPCAHCMREEYKKMEKRIRSKSWGHNKLGLNIKNSVHYPGFLRASIP from the coding sequence ATGATATACCATACCCAGCTTTCAGACTCGTTACTCAGAAATATGATCCGACGCAAGGAAATCCGTTTGGGTGGAAACAAAAAATTAAAAATTTACGGAACCTTGAGATGTACTTCAGGTAAAAGGATGAAAAAGGAAAACCGCGTTTTCTTTCTGAATGAACAGCAGGCTTTACAGCATCACTACCGTCCTTGTGCGCACTGTATGAGAGAGGAGTATAAAAAAATGGAAAAACGGATCAGGAGCAAAAGTTGGGGACATAATAAATTGGGTCTGAATATAAAAAATTCTGTTCATTATCCTGGCTTTTTAAGAGCAAGCATTCCTTAA
- a CDS encoding bacteriocin-like protein — MDELEKLIIKYLSEGLSQQDISELLIFKNYIMKKLKKLSRNDLKEVQGGIIKDSYGDMCTMGPNDSCAQYGVEYGLYMGTLQRRR, encoded by the coding sequence ATGGATGAATTGGAAAAGTTAATTATTAAATACCTTTCTGAAGGTTTAAGTCAGCAAGATATATCGGAACTATTAATTTTTAAAAATTACATTATGAAAAAATTAAAAAAACTTTCGCGAAATGATTTAAAAGAAGTACAAGGTGGTATAATTAAGGATTCATATGGTGACATGTGTACTATGGGGCCAAATGACAGCTGTGCACAATACGGTGTAGAGTACGGTCTTTATATGGGGACACTACAACGCCGTAGGTAA
- a CDS encoding GLPGLI family protein encodes MVKKYSALIFLIVFIITSAQNLTIAYELTYKPSTSRKDSSRSKLYFLDIINNESIFRDAMRRQSDSLIFYGNGYGLGYPNNINDQLYLKKDLKTNTLLKYMVLPLSRDVFYVGVNEALTWKLFPETKIIDEIKCQKAEVNYGGRSWTAWFSENIKPSEGPYVFNGLPGLVVEIYDSNNDYLFKLVKIRKSNHKNLFSMKGGKKVSWEELTKLQQDYYKDPFSFTKTQSIKVMTDDGSGGLKKVNLRESTLSIQSDLKEYNNVIELNKKIDYK; translated from the coding sequence ATGGTAAAAAAATATAGTGCCCTAATCTTTCTTATAGTATTTATTATTACTTCGGCACAAAATTTAACGATAGCTTACGAACTTACATATAAGCCCTCTACTAGTAGAAAAGATTCGAGTAGGTCTAAATTATATTTTTTAGATATTATAAACAATGAATCTATTTTTAGAGATGCAATGAGAAGACAGTCTGATTCTTTAATTTTTTATGGCAATGGCTATGGATTGGGATACCCTAATAATATAAATGACCAACTTTATTTAAAAAAGGATTTAAAAACAAATACCCTTCTTAAGTATATGGTTCTGCCATTAAGTAGAGATGTTTTCTATGTTGGTGTAAACGAAGCCCTGACTTGGAAGCTTTTTCCTGAAACTAAAATTATTGATGAAATAAAATGTCAGAAAGCAGAAGTTAATTACGGTGGAAGGAGTTGGACCGCATGGTTCTCCGAAAATATCAAGCCTTCAGAAGGACCATATGTTTTTAATGGCCTTCCTGGGCTTGTAGTCGAAATTTATGATAGTAATAATGATTATTTATTTAAATTAGTTAAAATTAGAAAATCTAATCACAAGAATTTGTTTTCAATGAAAGGCGGAAAAAAAGTAAGTTGGGAAGAATTGACAAAACTTCAACAAGATTATTACAAAGACCCTTTTTCATTTACAAAAACACAAAGTATTAAAGTAATGACAGATGATGGAAGTGGAGGACTCAAAAAGGTAAATCTTCGGGAAAGTACACTTTCAATCCAAAGCGATCTTAAAGAATACAATAATGTCATTGAATTAAATAAAAAAATAGATTATAAGTAA
- a CDS encoding L-threonylcarbamoyladenylate synthase, whose protein sequence is MAKILKIYPENPQENLVNEVIKTLNNGGLIIYPSDTIYALGCNIFDIKAMEKLAQLKKIRLDKAKFSIICNDLSHLSDFTRPIETSVFRFLKSHLPGPFTFILEANKSLPLAYKGHKTIGIRVPDHSIPQLIVEKLGHPIASTSIRDDDEIIEYSTDPELIAEKYDHLVDIVIDSGYGDNVASTIVDLTSGEPEIIRQGKGII, encoded by the coding sequence ATGGCAAAAATATTGAAAATTTATCCGGAAAACCCTCAGGAAAATCTTGTGAACGAGGTGATTAAAACATTGAATAATGGAGGCTTGATTATTTATCCATCAGATACAATATATGCCTTGGGTTGTAATATTTTTGATATCAAAGCCATGGAGAAACTGGCTCAGCTGAAGAAAATCAGGCTGGATAAGGCAAAATTTTCGATAATCTGTAATGACCTCAGCCATCTTTCCGACTTTACAAGGCCTATTGAAACTTCCGTATTCAGGTTTCTGAAGAGCCATCTTCCCGGTCCTTTTACTTTTATTCTGGAAGCTAATAAAAGCCTGCCTTTAGCTTATAAAGGTCATAAAACCATCGGTATCCGTGTTCCGGACCACTCCATTCCACAACTTATCGTTGAAAAACTGGGGCATCCTATTGCTTCCACTTCCATCAGAGATGATGATGAAATTATTGAATATTCCACAGATCCTGAACTGATCGCGGAAAAATACGATCATCTTGTAGATATCGTCATTGATTCCGGATATGGAGACAATGTAGCTTCAACTATTGTGGACCTTACTTCCGGGGAACCTGAGATTATCCGTCAGGGAAAAGGAATTATTTAA
- a CDS encoding CPBP family intramembrane glutamic endopeptidase: MAIGLHGKYSIGVLLTFILLAAAMLYVFPVISMITGVKGITAFSFSLSRIVLWAILLMLFLYSHFVEKGSFLLKGEKKYSLAFRVKAMISLYLICAIGGAFLNVVLQLLVQEKMSEKLFDLTSIFRHNYFLIIFTCFTAGAVEEFLMRGYVQPRIEKIYNSPVLGIFISALLFGLLHSTYGTISQVIIPFFIGVVFAVFYKKYSNITILISCHFMIDFVSLMIMNSFDSKHLSVF; this comes from the coding sequence ATGGCGATAGGACTTCATGGGAAATATTCTATAGGTGTTTTACTTACATTTATACTGTTAGCAGCAGCAATGCTGTATGTCTTTCCTGTTATTTCTATGATTACGGGAGTAAAGGGGATTACAGCATTCAGTTTTTCTCTCAGCAGAATAGTACTCTGGGCCATTTTACTGATGCTGTTTCTGTACAGTCATTTTGTGGAAAAAGGCTCTTTTTTGTTAAAAGGAGAAAAAAAATATTCCCTGGCATTCCGGGTAAAAGCAATGATCAGCCTTTACTTGATCTGTGCTATCGGCGGAGCATTTCTGAATGTGGTTCTGCAGCTTCTGGTACAGGAGAAGATGAGCGAAAAACTTTTTGATCTCACTTCAATTTTTAGACATAATTATTTTTTAATTATTTTTACATGCTTTACGGCGGGTGCTGTAGAGGAATTCCTGATGCGGGGGTACGTACAGCCCCGGATTGAGAAGATTTATAACAGTCCTGTTTTAGGAATTTTTATTTCAGCCCTTTTGTTTGGCCTCCTGCACAGTACTTACGGAACAATAAGCCAGGTGATCATCCCTTTCTTTATTGGAGTCGTTTTTGCTGTTTTTTATAAAAAATATTCAAATATCACTATTCTGATCAGCTGTCATTTTATGATAGACTTTGTGTCTCTGATGATTATGAATAGTTTTGATAGTAAGCACTTATCTGTATTTTAA
- the yaaA gene encoding peroxide stress protein YaaA translates to MKIITSPAKLMNVENSTDFLRSTTPKFIEEAAFIQSYLKEKSPKYLSELMEISSKLADENWERNQKWKSRPTAKESAPALFAFTGEVYRGLDAKTLDKDAVDYLQKNHRMLSGLYGLLKPSDKVMLYRLEMGRPFQFDQYKNLYEFWREKITGQLNTEMKKGEILLHLASNEYGKVIDRKKLNHKVIDFDFYELKDGKLKTIVVYTKHARGLVVRFCAETQAQTLDDVKAFNYEGYRIDEEKSTDTKLVFTR, encoded by the coding sequence ATGAAAATTATAACATCCCCTGCCAAATTAATGAATGTAGAAAACTCAACAGATTTTCTGAGATCTACCACACCAAAATTTATTGAGGAGGCAGCATTTATACAATCTTATTTAAAAGAAAAATCGCCCAAATATCTTTCCGAATTGATGGAGATATCTTCTAAACTGGCTGATGAAAACTGGGAAAGAAACCAAAAATGGAAATCCAGACCCACTGCAAAAGAGTCTGCACCTGCTTTATTTGCCTTTACAGGAGAAGTATACCGGGGATTGGACGCCAAAACTCTTGATAAAGATGCTGTAGATTACCTGCAAAAGAATCACCGGATGCTTTCCGGATTATATGGATTACTGAAACCTTCTGATAAAGTTATGTTGTACAGGCTGGAAATGGGACGCCCTTTCCAATTTGACCAGTATAAAAACCTGTATGAATTCTGGAGAGAAAAAATAACCGGACAGCTGAATACTGAGATGAAAAAAGGGGAAATTCTCCTGCATCTGGCCAGTAATGAGTACGGAAAGGTTATTGACAGGAAAAAGCTAAATCATAAGGTTATTGATTTTGATTTTTATGAATTAAAAGACGGAAAATTAAAGACTATCGTAGTGTATACCAAACATGCAAGAGGTCTTGTCGTAAGATTTTGCGCAGAAACTCAGGCCCAAACCCTGGATGATGTGAAAGCTTTTAATTATGAAGGTTATAGAATAGATGAAGAGAAATCTACAGATACGAAACTGGTTTTTACAAGATAA
- the prmC gene encoding peptide chain release factor N(5)-glutamine methyltransferase, with amino-acid sequence MTISAFKKHFSSSLSDLYTASESAFLSSLFIHKITGFDHFQQRRFSDQQLLTDDEKQLNDMISVLRTGKPYQQLLGETEFYGMKFFVDDNVLIPRPETEELLEMAIREIQCSELEIPGLKILDIGTGSGVIPLVLKKHFPDAEISSIDFSEKALETAKRNADFHQLNIEFIHADYLTFKLEEHYDIIISNPPYIGREEETEIADSVKEFEPKIALFSPTSDALVFYRKIAEDARKHLKDHGLLFLEINQKLGIETLELYKDLSKAELLKDLSDNDRFIYGIK; translated from the coding sequence ATGACAATTTCAGCATTTAAAAAACACTTCAGTTCCTCCCTTTCGGATCTTTATACAGCATCGGAAAGTGCTTTTTTATCTTCACTTTTCATCCATAAGATTACAGGATTTGACCATTTTCAGCAACGGAGGTTTTCTGACCAGCAGTTGCTGACAGATGATGAGAAACAACTGAATGATATGATTTCCGTTCTGAGAACGGGAAAACCCTACCAACAGCTTTTAGGAGAAACCGAATTTTACGGAATGAAATTTTTTGTAGATGATAACGTACTGATCCCCCGCCCCGAAACTGAGGAACTACTGGAAATGGCAATCCGGGAAATACAATGTTCGGAATTAGAAATCCCGGGATTAAAAATCCTGGATATCGGAACAGGGAGCGGTGTGATTCCGCTGGTTTTAAAAAAACATTTTCCAGACGCTGAGATTTCATCGATTGATTTTTCAGAAAAAGCACTGGAAACCGCAAAACGGAATGCTGATTTTCATCAGCTGAATATTGAATTCATTCATGCGGATTATCTTACTTTTAAACTGGAGGAACATTATGATATCATTATTTCCAATCCTCCTTATATAGGCAGAGAAGAAGAAACTGAAATAGCAGACTCCGTAAAAGAGTTTGAACCTAAAATAGCCCTTTTTTCCCCTACTTCCGATGCATTGGTTTTCTACAGGAAAATTGCAGAAGATGCCAGGAAGCACTTGAAAGATCATGGGCTTTTGTTTTTAGAAATCAATCAGAAACTGGGTATTGAAACACTTGAGTTGTACAAAGACCTGTCAAAAGCTGAATTATTAAAAGATTTATCCGACAATGACAGGTTCATTTATGGAATCAAATAA
- a CDS encoding DUF4180 domain-containing protein, producing MIIKSHTVNGVKIAEVISDKIVIESVQDGLDLMGDIYYQGFDKVIVYEKNITPDFFDLKTKLAGEILQKFSNYRIGLAIVGDFSKHESKSLQDFIFESNKTRHVNFVTMLEEALENFSK from the coding sequence ATGATCATCAAATCACATACGGTAAATGGTGTTAAAATTGCCGAAGTAATTTCTGACAAAATAGTTATTGAATCAGTACAGGACGGTCTGGATCTGATGGGTGATATTTATTATCAGGGGTTTGATAAAGTTATTGTATATGAAAAAAACATCACTCCCGATTTTTTCGATCTGAAAACAAAACTGGCAGGCGAAATTTTGCAAAAATTTTCCAACTACCGTATCGGGCTAGCTATTGTGGGTGACTTCAGCAAACATGAAAGTAAGAGTTTACAGGATTTTATTTTTGAAAGCAATAAGACCCGGCATGTCAACTTTGTTACCATGCTTGAAGAAGCGCTTGAAAATTTTTCGAAATAG
- a CDS encoding NAD-dependent epimerase/dehydratase family protein, with translation MKKVFVTGVTGLLGTNVVIKLLKYGYSVIALVRKESSYLGEKNENLKLIKGDLSADVSPCLEGVDYIIHIAAETRQNLLTYDEYRKVNYDITLNLLVHAKAKGIKKFLFVSSANTMGFGSEDEPGNEKAAQKYPFTKSLYAQSKLEAENFLLQNRKNIDIIILNPAFMIGAYDSKPSSGKIIFWAWKKKLIFYPKGGKNFVHAEDAAEGIIRAIEKGKDGEKYLLANENLSYRNFFRKVNKITGQHPVMIPIPDTVLSVLGRIGDVLRKLNVKTNVSTPNMKALRIRNYYSNQKSMEELGLHYRPVDQAIEEAIEYFKNKE, from the coding sequence ATGAAAAAAGTTTTTGTCACGGGAGTCACCGGGCTTCTGGGAACCAATGTCGTTATTAAATTATTAAAATATGGTTATTCTGTTATTGCTTTGGTGCGCAAGGAAAGCAGCTACCTGGGTGAAAAGAACGAGAATCTGAAGCTGATTAAAGGAGATTTGTCAGCCGATGTATCGCCCTGTCTGGAAGGAGTGGATTATATAATTCACATTGCTGCAGAAACAAGACAAAACCTACTTACATATGATGAATACAGAAAGGTGAATTATGATATCACTTTGAATCTGTTGGTTCATGCCAAAGCCAAAGGGATAAAGAAATTTTTATTCGTCAGTTCAGCCAATACAATGGGATTTGGAAGCGAAGATGAGCCCGGGAATGAAAAAGCTGCCCAGAAATATCCTTTTACAAAATCTTTATATGCCCAGAGTAAATTGGAGGCAGAAAATTTTCTTTTGCAAAACCGGAAAAACATAGATATCATTATTCTGAATCCTGCCTTTATGATCGGAGCGTACGACAGCAAGCCAAGCTCAGGAAAAATTATATTCTGGGCCTGGAAAAAGAAGCTTATCTTTTATCCGAAGGGTGGAAAAAATTTCGTTCACGCTGAAGATGCAGCAGAAGGAATCATCAGGGCAATAGAAAAGGGAAAAGATGGTGAAAAATATCTGTTGGCCAATGAAAATCTGAGCTATAGAAACTTTTTCAGAAAAGTAAATAAAATAACAGGCCAGCATCCCGTTATGATTCCTATACCGGATACCGTATTATCTGTTTTGGGACGGATAGGAGACGTTTTGCGAAAGCTGAATGTGAAGACGAATGTAAGCACTCCGAATATGAAAGCCCTTCGGATCCGGAATTATTATTCTAATCAGAAATCCATGGAAGAGCTCGGACTTCATTACAGGCCGGTAGATCAAGCGATAGAAGAAGCTATTGAATATTTTAAGAATAAAGAATAA
- a CDS encoding SDR family NAD(P)-dependent oxidoreductase, with protein sequence MDTKESYAVVTGASQGLGKAFAENLARKKINVILVSLPHQNLKTFCEELEETYGIKARYYEVDLSVNENVMKLAEWINRSFDIHILINNAGLGGTKKFTEATPDYINTILQVNVMATSLMTHQLLPNLLKQPKAYILNVSSMAAFSPIGFKTVYPASKTFIHSFSRGLHEELKDTNVFVSVVNPGAMKTNTDVCKRIEKQGLLGKLTLLDPDNVASYSIRQLFKKDSVIMVNPISWLVMKIVPIWIKLPLMTQAIKREIEA encoded by the coding sequence ATGGATACTAAAGAATCATATGCCGTCGTTACAGGAGCAAGTCAGGGATTAGGAAAAGCATTTGCTGAGAATCTGGCAAGGAAAAAGATTAATGTTATTCTGGTAAGTCTTCCTCATCAGAATTTAAAAACGTTTTGTGAAGAACTGGAAGAGACCTATGGGATCAAAGCGCGGTATTACGAGGTAGATCTTTCTGTGAACGAAAATGTAATGAAACTGGCGGAGTGGATCAACAGGTCTTTTGATATCCATATTCTGATCAATAATGCAGGGTTGGGGGGAACCAAAAAATTTACGGAAGCTACACCTGATTATATTAATACGATTTTACAGGTGAATGTAATGGCAACTTCATTAATGACGCACCAGTTACTTCCCAATCTTTTAAAACAGCCCAAAGCCTATATTCTGAATGTATCAAGTATGGCAGCCTTTTCACCTATCGGGTTTAAAACCGTATATCCGGCTTCCAAAACTTTTATCCATTCCTTTTCAAGAGGTTTGCATGAAGAGCTGAAAGATACGAATGTATTTGTAAGTGTTGTGAATCCCGGTGCTATGAAAACCAATACAGATGTTTGCAAGCGGATAGAAAAACAAGGACTTTTAGGAAAGCTAACCCTCTTAGATCCGGATAATGTGGCCTCTTACAGTATACGTCAGTTATTTAAAAAAGATTCCGTAATTATGGTCAACCCAATAAGCTGGCTGGTCATGAAGATAGTACCGATATGGATCAAACTTCCTTTAATGACCCAGGCTATTAAAAGAGAAATCGAAGCATGA
- a CDS encoding helix-turn-helix domain-containing protein, with protein MNTSELNSFIVILIYGSLVLLSLLKLTNPLKVNRKANFWFGIFLFLWSTFWMDEVLFLITGETVEFHSLFPIRMIQFFTPVVFYFSVLFYTNPSFRFKAADIWFLLLPAAFLICLLLVKWGYTTPFEYLSVILILIQALFYTGLSYVTIRRHQRKIQQFSSNTEGINLNWLEYIILVLLIVNIIYVIYNLFYDPKSLNFFINAVFLLVIYWVAYYSLKQKEIYPLEEKQRQELISIDADSDTEEVKRKLISDDELVKIKKQLEKVMDAQKPYLDSELNLIKLAEILLVSTHHLSYVINTGFGKNFFQYVNEYRIEHAKKLLQDSDHKYSILGIAYESGFNSKTSFNTTFKKLTGKTPSEYKRMSSGL; from the coding sequence ATGAACACATCAGAATTAAACAGTTTCATCGTGATACTTATCTATGGTTCATTGGTTTTGTTGTCTCTGCTCAAGCTTACCAATCCTTTAAAGGTAAACAGAAAAGCCAATTTCTGGTTCGGAATCTTTCTGTTTCTCTGGTCAACCTTCTGGATGGATGAGGTTTTGTTTCTAATCACAGGAGAAACCGTAGAATTTCATTCCCTGTTTCCCATCCGGATGATCCAGTTTTTTACTCCTGTTGTTTTTTATTTCAGTGTATTGTTTTATACCAACCCTTCCTTTAGATTCAAAGCGGCCGACATCTGGTTTCTATTGCTTCCTGCGGCGTTCCTTATCTGCCTCTTATTGGTAAAATGGGGTTATACAACACCATTTGAGTACCTGAGTGTAATCCTGATCCTGATTCAGGCATTGTTTTATACAGGACTTTCCTATGTGACAATCAGAAGACACCAGCGAAAAATTCAGCAATTTTCTTCCAATACGGAAGGAATTAACCTGAACTGGCTTGAATATATTATTCTCGTCCTTCTTATTGTAAATATCATCTATGTGATATATAATCTGTTTTATGATCCCAAATCGCTGAACTTTTTTATCAATGCCGTTTTTTTGCTGGTGATTTACTGGGTAGCCTATTACTCTCTGAAACAGAAGGAAATTTACCCCCTGGAAGAAAAACAGCGTCAGGAACTGATCTCCATAGATGCTGATTCTGATACGGAAGAAGTAAAACGAAAGCTGATTTCTGATGATGAACTCGTTAAAATTAAAAAGCAGCTTGAAAAGGTGATGGATGCTCAAAAGCCTTATCTGGACAGTGAGCTGAACCTTATTAAACTGGCGGAAATACTGCTGGTCTCTACTCATCATCTATCCTATGTTATCAATACCGGCTTCGGTAAGAATTTCTTTCAGTATGTTAATGAATACAGAATTGAGCATGCCAAAAAGCTATTGCAGGATTCAGATCATAAATATTCAATCCTGGGCATTGCATATGAATCCGGATTCAATTCCAAGACATCTTTTAATACTACCTTTAAAAAATTGACAGGTAAGACTCCTTCAGAATACAAAAGAATGAGTTCGGGTTTATAA
- a CDS encoding rhomboid family intramembrane serine protease, which yields MSIPVLIIIAVTCILSYRGFNDVALFEKYKFNVGAIENRKEYIRLISSAFLHADFMHLFFNMLSLYFFQAAVTMFFGNIGFLIIYFGSMILGNLFSLIIYKKQPWYSAIGASGAVSGIIFASIAMAPNEISVNFLPGWLFGTLYFGYSVYMMLNPKQWDNLGHAAHLGGAFFGLVYSIALHPQQAMGNILYLGAMSLPLIYLAYQIFVRKRIR from the coding sequence ATGAGTATACCTGTTTTAATCATTATTGCCGTAACCTGTATATTGAGCTACAGAGGGTTTAATGATGTGGCTTTATTTGAGAAATATAAATTCAATGTAGGCGCCATTGAAAACCGGAAAGAATATATAAGGCTGATCAGCTCAGCATTTCTGCACGCAGACTTTATGCATCTTTTCTTCAATATGCTTTCATTGTATTTTTTCCAGGCTGCTGTTACCATGTTTTTTGGAAATATAGGCTTCCTGATCATTTATTTTGGTTCTATGATCCTGGGAAATCTCTTCAGTCTTATCATCTATAAAAAACAGCCCTGGTATTCGGCAATCGGAGCATCAGGAGCAGTGTCAGGAATCATTTTTGCTTCCATTGCCATGGCCCCGAATGAGATCAGTGTTAACTTCCTGCCGGGATGGCTGTTCGGAACATTATATTTCGGGTATTCCGTATACATGATGCTGAATCCTAAGCAATGGGATAATCTGGGCCATGCGGCACACCTTGGAGGAGCTTTTTTCGGTCTTGTTTACTCTATCGCCCTCCATCCGCAGCAGGCTATGGGTAATATCCTCTATTTAGGTGCGATGTCCCTTCCGTTGATCTATCTGGCTTATCAGATTTTTGTCAGGAAACGAATACGATAA